caatgaaaaatgtttaactAAGGATAGTTTTCTCATTATACTTCCAGTTTCACACAGtcataaagaaaattacaattttttatacatgttttgttttaatctgaAAATAGCATGAGTCGTTTCTAGAAAAGAACaaacattttttacaaaaataagtctttcatttctcttttatacTTAAATCAGGGATTGTAGTTAGTTTCAATATATGATGCTAGCTATATTAAAGGTGAGAAAATCAAAagtacatatatttattaaatgagaatttttttagtTCACTTAACTATTAGAATTATTAGAATCACATTtaaccacatttatttttatttttattttggtatcattgatctacaattacatgaagaacattatgtttactaggctctccccttcaccaagtcccccccacataccccttcagtcACTGTGGGACCAGgttaatttttataattgatgAACCTTGGGGCTGATGAACACCTAGCTCCCTTTGGGTGGGGAAAGAGGACCCATTAGCCCCATGGGAATGTTTGGGTACTCTCAAAAGGTAGGGTAAAGCCTTCAACTCCTGGAGTTCTAGTACAGACCCTATTTAAACATCTTCAGACAGGTTTAAACATCTCCGTGGCTAATTCCTAGTATCCCTGTTCCTACTTCCACTTGGGGATGACAGCTCTAAGAGGTGTTAGGGGATTAGGCTGGACATGTAGGTCACCCCCCAGCCATCTGGGAACCAGGAGgagtgagagaggaagagagaggtacagacacacacacgggGAAAAGGCAAGAGGAAGCAGAGGGCATGTGAGGGCAGTCTTCAAAGTGCCTCAGATGGATTGGTGGTGATTAGATTTCAGTGTCCTGCGGTGGCCTGGAAGGAAGGAGCAGACTTGCCCATTctcccttttcctgtttcttctcctaGCTGGGATACCTGTCCTGGACCTGGGTCAGCAAGTATGGGAGAGAGGCTGAGGACTGGATGGCCATGTCTGGAGATTCACTGTGGGGATGGTTCCTTATCTTTCAGATGCAATAGCTGTGAGAGGCATGGGGCTAGTCATGGTGGAAGTAAAGCAGGGGACAGAATGTGTGGGATGGGAGGGCTTCTATCCCCCAAAACACTGACAAGGGGCTCCAGAGCCTCAGCAGGTGAGGGCTTGGGAGCTTTTCTGGCCCTCTTTTCCAATCTCAGGCTTTCAGTCTCTGAGCCCTGAGGACTGTGTTTACATGCGGGTGGCAGTCACTGTGTATGAAGCTCTCTGTACTGGGGAACTGAGCTCATGAGGGTGGGACCATCTGGGAGGAGCTTTATTGGGGAGGACGTCCCCTCTCCTTCCTTGAGAACAGGTATTCTTGTCCTCTCCTCTCATTCCCCTCAAAACCCCAGGCCAATGAGATATGCAAATGATCCCCTTACCTCATTGGTTGGAGGCCTGAGGCCCACAGATGACCTCAGAGAGCCAGTTCTTTAAGAGTGTCCTGGGGGCTCTGTGTCCACAACCCCTTGTTCTGAGCACTAGGGCACTAGGCCCTGCTCAATGGGGCCTCCAGTCTCTGGGGAAGCTGTGCCTGCTGGCCTGTGACACTGACCACATCATCTCTGCCATCCCTAAAGTGAGTATGTCTGGGGCCTAGCTGGGTGCCAGGCCTTTCACCTAGAGCTCCCTCTGACATCTGCTGTCTGCTCACTGTTGTCTGTTTTCAGGAATTCTCACATTTCTGTCCcctgccccactcccaccctgaCTGGCTTTTTGTCCCTCACTGCTGTCATATCAGAAAGATAAACTACTCCCCCCGCTCTCTGGACACCCTTCTCAGTGTCTTACCTTCTTCCTTCCAATAATCAGTTCCTTCTATCTGTGTCTTTCTTCCAAACCCTCTGTCTACTCAAGGGTGAGCAACCTTTCCATGTGGCAGGAAGAGCAAGAGAATTTGTCCTTCCTCCTGTCTCTCTGGGCAGAGCCTGAGGGTCTGAGGTGTGGTTGGAAAGAGGGCTACCTAGGCTTGGAGCACCAAGATGGAGCTGAAGTCTAAGCCCCACGATAAGCATTCTCTTTCTTGCCCCTTCTGGGGTTTGGTGGGGGCGAGGGGAGAGAGGGGTGCTTTTGGAACTGGGAGCTGGGCTAGGGCTTGGGACATCCACACTGGGAAGGATCTTTGAGGTTATCTAGCAAGAGGTTCTTCAGGTGAGCACATGCTCCATGGTTGATAACACGAGAGGAGAGTTCCTTGGTGACGTAAGTTTGGGACACCCTGTATTGAAGTTGAATGTATGGTCTACTGAAGGACTTCTCAGATTGATATGCTATGGTGCTTTGTGAATGTGCAAGAGGTGGGGATGGGAGGCAACATTTCTCAAAATCACCTAAACACAGACCTCTTCTTGGGTATTTCTCAGACTTAGTGTTTCACAGAACACTCTTTGGGAAATGTTAAAGTCTAACTGCCTTCACTGAACAGAAGGGGAAACTGGAGTCAAAAAGGGTCAGGTGATCTGCTGAAGTTCACATAACATGGCAGGTGCTgaacagaaggagaaaaaccagTCTTGGTTGGTTCCCATTGGAGAGATTGGCCTTGGGGAAAGATGGTCACCACTCAGTCCTGATCTTTCTATAACTAATTCTAGTATCATTCTTGTTTCCTTGGGAAGTCTTTTGCTTCTGTAAAAGGGATGAATTGATTGATTAATCCATAGGACAGAACACTGAGGGTCTTCTATGTGCAAGGCACTGGACTGGGTGCTCTGAGAGACAGGTATAACAGTTTGTTatccttatattttaaaattcacagcATATATGCCATTGCATTGTCCTAAAATATACACATGCTCTGCTACAGTTAATTAAGCAAAAAATTGTAATTGCTTAGAAATGGAATGATGCCTCTTGAGATAACAGAGCCTCTCAGCATGTCCCAGTGCTGGAGTTGGGAGCACTGCCACATTCCTCTTGTTTTTCATAGGTCCCAGAGGCACCAGTGGGGCCAGAGGCTGTGCTATGTGCTATCCTCCCCCTCATTCAGGCCTTTAAGCTGCTAGCCCTGATCAGGAGTCCATGCCACCTGTAATGTTACCCCCAACCCAGAGGTGAATATTCAGGGAACAAGGCTTAATAATGACCCTGGATTTCCAGAACTCTGACTCCCCAGGGCACTTGGGTTTTGGGGGGAGCAGTTGTTGGtgaagaaggcaggcaggcagcctgcAGGTGCTCCAAAACTCTCTTTTTTTGCAGGTGCACCCCACCCCTCCCAATCCAGCCCCAGAATGGCACTGTCTCCCAGCCCCCTGGCCATGGAATATGTCAATGACTTTGACTTGATGAAGTTTGAGGTAAAGCGAGAACCCTCTGAGGGGCGATCTGGCCCCCCAACAGCCTCAATGGGCTCCACACCTTACAGCTCAGTACCTCCTTCACCCACCTTCAGTGAGTCAGGCATGGTGGGGGCTGCAGAGGACCCCCGAGCAGGCCTGGAGGAGCTGTACTGGCTGGCCACcctgcagcagcagctggggacaGGGGAGGCTCTGGGGCTGAGTCCTGAGGAGGCTGTGGAGCTGCTGCAGGGTCAGGGCCCAGTCCCTGTTGAGGGGCCTCACAGTTACTACCCAGGGAGCCCAGAGGAGACAGGAGCCCAGCATGCCCAGGTGAGTGATCAATGAGCTGACCTCTGGGCGGTGTGGTGAGGCGACAGCCCAGGAGAATGAGGAGCGTTGTTGCCGGAGAGGGTTACTGACTGGAGACAgagggcaggaaaaagaagggCCCtttaagaaatcagagaaaactgAGTTCTGTGCCTCCCTTTTTGACAAATGGAGGGAAATGAATAGGTCAGACCCCAAGAAGAGGGAGAAGATAAGGTTACAAGAGGATGGAAATGGAGGAGTTGAGAATTAAAGGGCATCAGACAGCGGCTGACTACGGGGAGGTAAATAGCCGAGGAAACCAGGGAAAGGCTTGTGTGTAGAATGGGGTGGAGTTAAAGCTGGGAACGGGAATGAGGTTGGCCTTTTGGTGACTTCatgcctccccagcccccaacctTCTCAGGAAGGATTGGGGCTCATCGTATTAATTATAGACACAGATGGGGTTGTTGAGGACATTCGGACGTAATCCAAATCCTCTGGGGTCACAGGATTCCAGCCTTCCGTacagggcagagcagagaggtGTGTTGGAGGGGCGGGGTCTGTCTGGACCCGGGTCCAGGGCCACGTGGGTTCCTGGAGC
This is a stretch of genomic DNA from Manis javanica isolate MJ-LG chromosome 8, MJ_LKY, whole genome shotgun sequence. It encodes these proteins:
- the NRL gene encoding neural retina-specific leucine zipper protein isoform X1, whose amino-acid sequence is MGQLSINKGAPHPSQSSPRMALSPSPLAMEYVNDFDLMKFEVKREPSEGRSGPPTASMGSTPYSSVPPSPTFSESGMVGAAEDPRAGLEELYWLATLQQQLGTGEALGLSPEEAVELLQGQGPVPVEGPHSYYPGSPEETGAQHAQLAERFSDAALVSMSVRELNRQLRGCGRDEALRLKQRRRTLKNRGYAQACRSKRLQQRRGLEAERARLAAQLDALRTEVARLARERDLYKARCDRLASSGPGSGDHSHFFL
- the NRL gene encoding neural retina-specific leucine zipper protein isoform X2; the encoded protein is MALSPSPLAMEYVNDFDLMKFEVKREPSEGRSGPPTASMGSTPYSSVPPSPTFSESGMVGAAEDPRAGLEELYWLATLQQQLGTGEALGLSPEEAVELLQGQGPVPVEGPHSYYPGSPEETGAQHAQLAERFSDAALVSMSVRELNRQLRGCGRDEALRLKQRRRTLKNRGYAQACRSKRLQQRRGLEAERARLAAQLDALRTEVARLARERDLYKARCDRLASSGPGSGDHSHFFL